The Toxorhynchites rutilus septentrionalis strain SRP chromosome 1, ASM2978413v1, whole genome shotgun sequence genome contains the following window.
gtatttttcatgatctactgtgtcctttcatttgatatttggatttgcatttttcataaatattgtattctactagtcaggtcctttcatttgatacccatattgatggggttctgagaaaatatgtaattttgttgtggccgccatcttggatttgcattttctataaattactgtgttctactagtcaagccctttcatttgatacccatattgatggggttttgaacaaatatatttggcgccactttgtggtggcggccattttggatttgcagttttcataaataactgtattctactagtcaagccctttcatttgatacccatattggctattcaatatggaattattatacaaactattcaaaatttccgaaaatcaaaaataaaatactccggataatcgagtccgacctgtactaggaaatttatagtaaaaggtaatttaaagggtagattagaagatcaatcaatgaacatttctgcgattggacccatgaacgtgcgcttagtaagaaaacgtgaatgttatgccgaaaaataaattttaagcgggacgaagttttccgggtcagctagataATAAATCGGTAAATTGGAACGACCAACTGGAGTATGCAATATCTAGAGTCGCAGACTGCGCTCTGGAGTTGTAGTAGTATATTCCGGAAAAAGTGGGAactaaaaccgagaatgattcactggatttactcggcaattgtgagacccagctaacatatgcttcgctagtgtggtgtcctaaaactacacaaatatctGACATATATATATCTGAcatgcttatcaataactggGGCAATGCCAGGCGCACCTTCCAAAGCCCtcgatgctcttttataccttctaccATTGCCCCAgtatgtgcaacttgaagcggaaaaaggtgctcttaggctgaaacgtataaaacattttctagtaggagatctcacagggcatttacaaatcctgaaagattttcaactgaacactatagtaagcatgaatgaagactggatggaaacttcagtgttcccttcaaagtgattgaattcaatcgcaatgaatgggaagaaggtggtccaaaaattcgtccaggatcactcgtATTTTATACCCTTGGATCTAAAATTGgtaaatctacgggagctgggaTTACTGAACCAGGAATCAACgtgtcaattccaatgggacagtggcctacaATTTTTCAAGTagaaatacaagctattctaacatgtacaaatatttgtttggctaGAAAACACAGGTATGCCAATACCTGTATGAGCCCCgattacaattacaatcaaaatttgaatattgatggtAAATATATCATACATTATTAATAATTTGTTTTGAGTGCATCAACATGCATTGGGGTGCCCCTCCTCAATTCTGACAACAGTTGATATTTGATTTTTAACTAAAAATATATTCTTATATTTCAAATAACTTATCTTATTTCAAatcaatatataattttttaacgTTTAGGCGAAATTTAAATGGCTATAAAAGTACATAggaataaaaattgtgatttttgaagattttgtttgaattctcACCAGAAATTGATTATAACTATCTTCTCAAAACCACTATCTTCtaagtttttcatttccaaaacgttattgaaatccactaatttagatgtttcacaactatatcccgtaatttttttaactattttttttcatcatccaaacggaagcaacagaatcgttttACGTAACGTACTTTTCAAAGTAGAGCCAGTTCGAGGTAAACAGAACCCGAAGCAAAAAATTACACATAGTCCTTCCTGCAGGActatgtgtaattttttttttcatatgagaaaggtgtttttttgatgaatcaaaaattacaaCCTTCTTTTATatgcgaaaaacgaaaaatgtgggtataaaaaacaaatgaaaaaaatatttcattgactTTGACTTTTGACTAGTTTTTTGATActggatttgattatatactagagatgaaacggacatCCGGTAGCTACCCGGTATTCggcctatccggccggataccggatattagaaaatataaataatttctaaTTAACACAAGATAAACCATAACAAACATAAACCATGCATAACAAAGTTCATTAATATCATTCATACATAATTAAAAGTAATGTTTGATTACGGAAATGCcagatttttttcccaaaattgaaTTAACATTATTTCTAGCATTTTTTGTCAATTGAATATACTCCTTAGAATTGCCACCAAATGTAAGAatcgtgattgcgatcgattcgaaatgttttcacatAACAATCGACTTCGTTtacaatgaaatatttttttctgaatattatttttgtttgtaaTTTCGTTGAAACAGTCTTAAAAGATGTCATAAGCTGCTCATGTAGGGCTTCGTTTCTTTTGCTTAGTTTCAAGAACTTCTAAATAGTCTGATATGATCCTCGGGTCCAGAAAGGTTGCATTATGTAATTTGGATTTTTCCCAAGTAGTTGAAATGGATtgaaaaatggttgaaaaataatGCTAAATATGCTTTCATGCGAGCTTAGTTCGGTGTTCTATGTGTAGTCTCGTCTTAGTCCAAATGTTTTTTTATGCAGCAAAAAGTGACATTATCTCCTATATACAGGAGAGGCTAGAACTTATAATTCTTGTAATTTCTttaaacgatatcagaagccAAACGCACTGTTCCATAAAGCCATGTAGCGTGTTTTgtagtgaatatctcagataaTCATCCCTGAAGACACATTCCACAAAAATCTCTTCATTGTGATAGAAaatccttatcagaaaaaaatctgttcatgattccttgtagacaactttatactctattgaaaaatattggataTAAACGGAAAATTTCATcattgtttattatttttatgcaaaaatGTATCGATCCATCTCCCTGAAATGTAATCCTTCATTTGGCTCATGCACACATGCTGTTTCTTCCTGTTTCTCTTTCGCAAATAAAAAACCGAATATCCGACCTCGAAacttgccggatatccggtatccggctaaactactatccgtttcatcggTTTCATCACAATTATATACAGTgcaaagaaatcggagactgtacaTTATCGGGTTcgctctgtatcaaacattctaATTACCACAACAATCAAAGTCCAAATCGacaaaactgcatttttttcaCTGATTGGTGGACGAAATTTCCTGATATtccgttatttaaaaaaaccaGATGGTCGACAACCCTGGAAATGCAAAATTCACACATACCGATTGTAATCACGTCTATTGTCTCTCATGTTGCGATTGTCCCGATTCATGGCTCTGTCTCGGTTATCCCTCATATCGCGATTATCTCTGTTGTCTGGGTAGTAATCATCTAGGAGGAATAGAAGGAAAAACTTTGAAACGCACTGCCACCATTCAAAAGAGTCTCTAGCTAGCTTTGCAGAAGACGCCAAGATCCTTTTGAATCGTGGcccacaaaaaataaaaacaaccaAATCAATCAAACAACACCGCGACACTTACCATTACGTTTGTTGAATTTCCTAGAGGGACTATATCTACGCGGGGGCGATTGTCCACGACGGTCGGCGCTCCGATCGTCGCTCCGCACCCTCCAGTTAATGATCTCCTCTGGTTTTTTCTCCGATTTTTCCTCGGTATGTCTCTCCTCCTCTTCGTCCTTGCTGGGGTCGGTCTTTTCCTTTTCCCCCTCGTCGCCCGACGAACCAGCGACGGCAGTTTTGCGCTGTCGTTCCTCGCGCTCTTGGCGCTGTTTCTCCTGCAGGCGTTCCTCGATTTCCTTCAATCGTGCCGCCGTATCCACCGGTTTGGCATCGCCGAAGACATTGGCCGCAGGGACCGGAGTAGGCTTTGGGCGGCTCTCACCAGTCTGTTGCTCTCTGTTCTCTTTTTCCTCAGAAGTTTCATTACCGGAGTCAAACTTGCTCTCACGACTGGTATCTTTCTCTGCTTCCTCCGGCTCGGGTTCTGGTTTAATTTTCTCGGGGAGTGGCAATGTGCGTGGCTGCAAAACAAGTTTTGGCCGCTCCATTCGTGGTTCCGCTTCACGCCTACCACCTCGGTCACCTGACAGGTCTCCTCCACGTCGGAAGCCACGGTCACCACGATCACCCCGATCGTAGCCTCTCCGGCTTGACGGAGGTGAGCTTGGTGGCGGTTGCACTGGGCGATCTCCCATTCTCCAATTACCACCAGAACCACTATCCGGATAGCGTTCTCTGTCGGAGTCGCGATCCCGCCCACGATCTCCGCCATCTCTGTTGTAAGAGTTGTACGGTCTGCGTTGACCCTGGTCTCGATCAGCATTCGGTCTGGGTCCGTCGCGCCAATTTCCCATGCTACGCTCCGAATCACCGCCATAGTTGTCGTAGTTGCGATTGTTGCGCTGGTTACGTTTTTGGTCGTTCTCGCTGGGCAAATCGATGCGGATGCGTCGGCCGTGAATCAACGGTTCCGGTAGCGAGAGCGCATCGATCAGATCCTGACGGTTGACGAACTCGATATAGCCGAATCCTCTCACGCGACCCGAGTCTCCATCGTCGCGGGGCAGCCGCATCGATGAAATCTCCATGTCCTGGAAGAAATCGTACAAATCGTTCTCGTTCAGATCGTACG
Protein-coding sequences here:
- the LOC129762407 gene encoding eukaryotic translation initiation factor 4B-like translates to MATSTGKKGKKASKKNKLSLGEFLTDGNATPMSQIQVAVPTKLRDWADECEEDDDERPTRTQLIALPTAPRATRLLNDDTIPHNPPYSAYISNLPYDLNENDLYDFFQDMEISSMRLPRDDGDSGRVRGFGYIEFVNRQDLIDALSLPEPLIHGRRIRIDLPSENDQKRNQRNNRNYDNYGGDSERSMGNWRDGPRPNADRDQGQRRPYNSYNRDGGDRGRDRDSDRERYPDSGSGGNWRMGDRPVQPPPSSPPSSRRGYDRGDRGDRGFRRGGDLSGDRGGRREAEPRMERPKLVLQPRTLPLPEKIKPEPEPEEAEKDTSRESKFDSGNETSEEKENREQQTGESRPKPTPVPAANVFGDAKPVDTAARLKEIEERLQEKQRQEREERQRKTAVAGSSGDEGEKEKTDPSKDEEEERHTEEKSEKKPEEIINWRVRSDDRSADRRGQSPPRRYSPSRKFNKRNDDYYPDNRDNRDMRDNRDRAMNRDNRNMRDNRRDYNRPSDLDRGYRAGDRDRGNFNRPGGRDMTRDEHFNQDRRDNVRPIEREQREREPKPIEERMPKFQEPSGPNLSMKNTFEGLSADEVDE